One window of Drosophila busckii strain San Diego stock center, stock number 13000-0081.31 chromosome 3L, ASM1175060v1, whole genome shotgun sequence genomic DNA carries:
- the LOC108598579 gene encoding CTL-like protein 1, with protein sequence MGCAESKDEDGTQNNRNRPKYRTCTDVFWLVIYILFWLFLIVIAIFSFVFGNPLRVLNGYDSFGNTCGVKHNEKFQNFQLSGRNTINEPEVLYFDVGQLKKSLKICVKECPKRTLTKAQDVLQYYSETGSQLCKYDYDMPKLTNLPSNDVDKTFNFLGPCPSLPILESTSVLHRCVPNKSQKDAKELYTMLNNWDVAQQFLGDIYATWHIIAMVCGLSLLISIALVTMMHWLSRIVSWLICVLVIVASIGLTVALWYAYYSIRHKTDQNVQISQLEEFLRNQHAVLALAVIATITMVILLVIIYFLKSKLSGLAALFEESGICMMNLPGLLIAPLIAFIVLIAFLSFWVAVVICLATATTPDKNPLAPFQSASVAHQTLPLNTNALLANQTATGLNGVEQRTLRHVEFTDDDTLRSMFWIYVVGLIWTVEFIFACQQFALAAAVAFWYFNKPTTTPTIYAIGKLVKYHLGTVAKGSFVITIFKIPRLILTYLYAKLKKGEDKGSECAACCLKCCICGFWLLEKFIRFLNHNAYTVVAIESINFCPAAGIAWNAMATNVLQVATINSIGDFILFLGKIVVASIAGLVGIFMLKDKPGLNFYMAPVILIIIFSFFIAHIVLSLFEMVVDTLFLCVCEDKTINGRAGRWAQSNLAHLVGEEPLQAGEEPPIQVVEMMPINKQPFSITRLPPSDAEVSPMAE encoded by the exons atgGGTTGCGCCGAAAGCAAAGATGAGGATGGAACTCAAAATAACCGAAATAGACCCAAGTATCGCACCTGTACGGACGTTTTTTGGCTTGTGATTTACATATTGTTTTGGTTGTTTTTG ATTGTAATTGCCATATTTTCGTTTGTATTTGGCAATCCGTTGCGTGTTTTGAATGGCTACGACTCCTTTGGCAACACCTGTGGCGTTAAACACAACGAAAAGTTTCAAAACTTTCAGCTGTCAGGCAGAAATACGATAAATGAACCGGAAGTCTTATATTTTGATGTTGGACAACTAAAAAAATCATTGAAAATTTGTGTTAAGGAGTGTCCCAAGCGGACACTGACCAAAGCCCAGGATGTGCTACAGTATTATAGTGAAACCGGCAGTCAGCTTTGCAAATATGACTATGATATGCCAAAGTTGACAAATCTGCCAAGCAATGATGTGGATAAAACGTTTAATTTCCTGGGCCCTTGTCCAAGCTTACCCATATTGGAAAG TACCTCTGTGCTGCATCGCTGTGTACCCAACAAGTCACAAAAGGATGCTAAGGAACTTTACACCATGCTCAACAATTGGGATGTAGCGCAACAATTTCTGGGTGATATTTACGCCACTTGGCATATAATTGCAATGGTCTGCGGTCTATCGTTGC ttatATCCATTGCTTTGGTTACAATGATGCATTGGCTGTCCCGCATAGTTTCCTGGCTTATTTGCGTGCTGGTCATAGTGGCCAGTATTGGACTAACAGTTGCACTTTGGTACGCCTATTATAGCATACGCCACAAGACCGATCAAAATGTACAGATTTCTCAACTGGAGGAGTTTTTGCGTAATCAGCATGCAGTACTCGCTCTGGCCGTAATAGCGACAATAACTATG gtCATTCTTTTGGTTATCATTTACTTCCTTAAGAGCAAACTGTCTGGTCTTGCTGCGCTCTTTGAGGAATCAGGCATTTGCATGATGAATCTGCCTGGCTTGCTGATTGCTCCTCTCATTGCCTTTATTGTTCTTATAgcatttttatcattttgggTAGCGGTTGTCATTTGTCTCGCCACTGCTACCACGCCCGATAAGAATCCTCTGGCACCGTTCCAGAGTGCTTCAGTTGCTCACCAGACATTGCCTTTGAATACAAACGCGTTGCTAGCCAACCAAACTGCCACTGGACTTAATGGAGTTGAGCAAAGAA CTCTCCGACACGTAGAGTTTACGGATGATGATACACTGCGCAGCATGTTTTGGATTTATGTTGTTGGTCTTATCTGGACTGTTGAATTCATCTTTGCCTGTCAGCAGTTTGCTCTTGCCGCCGCTGTTGCCTTTTGGTACTTTAATAAGCCGACGACCACACCAACAATTTATGCCATTggaaaattagttaaatatcATTTGGGTACTGTAGCGAAGGGCTCGTTTGTCATTACCATTTTCAAAATTCCACGACTTATTTTGACCTATCTATACGCCAA ACTAAAGAAGGGCGAGGACAAAGGATCCGAgtgtgctgcttgctgtcTAAAGTGCTGCATCTGCGGCTTTTGGCTATTGGAGAAGTTTATTCGTTTCCTTAACCACAACGCCTACACTGTAGTGGCCATTGAATCAATTAACTTTTGTCCGGCTGCAGGCATT GCCTGGAACGCTATGGCCACCAATGTACTGCAAGTGGCAACAATTAATAGCATTGGTGACTTTATCCTCTTCTTGGGCAAAATTGTGGTCGCGTCTATTGCTGGTCTGGTTGGCATCTTTATGCTAAAGGATAAACCAGGACTTAACTTTTACATGGCGCCTGTCATACTCATTATCATATTCTCATTCTTTATTGCCCATATtgtgctctcgctctttgag ATGGTGGTGGACACGTTGTTTTTGTGCGTCTGTGAAGATAAAACTATTAATGGACGCGCTGGTCGTTGGGCCCAAAGCAATTTGGCCCACCTTGTGGGTGAGGAGCCGCTGCAGGCGGGCGAGGAGCCACCTATTCAAGTTGTGGAAATGATGCCCATTAACAAGCAGCCATTTAGCATTACACGACTACCGCCAAGTGATGCTGAAGTCTCCCCAATGGCGGAGTAA
- the LOC108599009 gene encoding caspase → MENSENDPHTEADGACFSMVAGGGDRGVARMVNSRRAWTYKMNHKKRGVALIFSHKTFESSLKLDSRPTADVDRQNLHRALEQLNFKVKPFNDLSYNSIRKQIKAVATADHTDNDCILIAILTHGTNQCLYARDTTYKLDSIWQEFTSDKCPSLANKPKLFIIEAERGNRRDAGVQLRPSRSIETDSDSNSSYTLPINADFLFAYSTMQDYVSYSDSVTGSWFIQSLCAELETKGKSMDILRIMTYVTQRVAIFETYDDQQ, encoded by the coding sequence ATGGAAAATAGTGAAAACGATCCCCACACTGAAGCTGATGGCGCCTGTTTTTCGATGGTTGCAGGAGGCGGTGATAGAGGCGTGGCCAGAATGGTTAATTCACGCAGAGCCTGGACATACAAAATGAATCACAAGAAACGCGGCGTGGCGCTGATCTTCAGTCATAAAACATTTGAGTCATCACTAAAATTGGATTCCAGACCTACGGCCGATGTAGATCGTCAAAATCTGCACCGTGCTCTGGAGCAACTGAATTTCAAGGTCAAGCCGTTTAATGATTTGAGCTACAATAGCATACGCAAACAGATTAAAGCTGTGGCCACGGCAGATCATACAGATAATGATTGCATATTGATTGCTATATTAACACATGGCACTAACCAATGTCTCTACGCTAGAGACACCACCTACAAGCTAGATAGCATATGGCAAGAGTTTACCTCAGACAAATGCCCCTCATTGGCGAACAAGCCCAAGCTGTTCATCATTGAAGCTGAGCGTGGCAATCGTCGGGATGCTGGTGTACAGCTCAGACCAAGCAGATCTATAGAGACTGATAGTGATTCCAACAGCAGCTATACGCTGCCCATCAATGCGGATTTCCTCTTTGCCTACTCCACTATGCAGGATTATGTTTCCTATAGCGACAGCGTTACGGGCAGCTGGTTCATTCAAAGCCTGTGTGCTGAGCTGGAGACCAAAGGCAAATCCATGGATATCCTACGCATTATGACTTATGTGACACAACGTGTGGCGATCTTTGAAACCTATGATGACCAGCAATAG
- the LOC108598663 gene encoding uncharacterized protein LOC108598663 has translation MATSSLYVAGVTCLGFVCFALASVAIGIPIWGYYDSPSGGYDYDRGYFGPFKVCKQLTYNREKCGNDVSKFRLSNAVFVSGLLAIGSSALLGIFCILSVIQHAMISSREKVVLSYTSLVIVKLILALLGGLLAIIATVLFALQIDEQERFGFKISRGISFYIQIVVIVLSIALFVAALYDVIFSRSPGGDPTMALDASSPASATTFNNPGFKEPSRGRNGVSVTDASGKPYSGIRNGAGTAGSVASMSTTVTSVSNGSTLDSVTRSPLRSSLKKPRPRPDPTLGIQNPGFSGSGSSPPMRRTGSVKKVRIQTHSTEV, from the exons ATGGCTACGTCGTCACTTTATGTTGCTGGGGTGACCTGTCTAGGattcgtttgctttgctctaGCCTCCGTTGCCATTGGCATACCCATTTGGGGTTATTACGATAGTCCATCGG GTGGCTATGACTACGATCGCGGCTATTTTGGGCCATTCAAAGTCTGCAAACAATTGACTTACAATCGCGAGAAATGCGGCAACGATGTCTCCAAATTCAGACTGAGCA ATGCCGTATTTGTGAGCGGTCTCTTGGCCATCGGCAGCTCGGCGCTGCTTGGTATCTTCTGCATCTTGTCGGTCATACAACATGCCATGATATCATCGCGGGAGAAGGTTGTCCTGTCATACACATCGCTGGTCATTGTCAAGCTGATATTAGCGCTGCTGGGCG GTTTGCTGGCTATAATCGCTACAGTGCTGTTTGCCCTGCAAATCGATGAGCAGGAGCGCTTTGGCTTCAAGATATCGCGTGGCATTTCCTTCTATATACAG ATAGTTGTGATTGTATTGTCCATAgcgttgtttgttgctgctttatatgATGTTATATTCTCACGCAGTCCTGGCGGAGATCCCACAATGGCGCTGGACGCTTCCTCGCCTGCAAGTGCAACAACCTTTAATAATCCCGGCTTCAAGGAGCCGTCGCGTGGACGCAATGGCGTCTCGGTTACGGACGCTTCGGGCAAGCCATACAGCGGCATACGCAATGGAGCTGGAACCGCTGGCAGTGTGGCCTCCATGAGCACCACAGTGACCAGCGTCTCAAATGGCTCCACGCTGGATTCGGTGACGCGCTCGCCGCTGCGTTCCAGTCTCAAAAAGCCGCGACCTCGGCCAGATCCAACGCTGGGCATACAGAATCCTGGCTTCTCAGGATCGGGCAGCTCGCCGCCCATGCGACGCACTGGCAGCGTTAAGAAGGTGCGCATTCAAACGCACAGCACGGAGGTTTAG
- the LOC108598924 gene encoding protein maelstrom yields the protein MPPKKHNAFMTFVNEWKSKNKEGRHMSIPQAVTHCGDIWKNMNAQQRGPYIALAKDADVLARCTVERLNTQGQALSAVEREERDLANQIMLMKQNTERIVREGKENDDLENTKFIFAAFNYFIKAVGNDIYIPAEFAACEFSLKTGMNSIYSSHINPGQLIYGLSSDAMDHTSTTHQLPLPPNALGETNMGRLYENILEYLRGKNDPKKPVIVFTTTEMLPVVKGCLRYLESDCSDAEEGAIEVYDIRYLFFILKKEVADIADLPTDEITKTVTDNLFQKDFFEYHSGISCQFHEDNDRGRYCAHSMVSRWCFIFSDHMCADLAIKPVPGKHMPPQQEQRFSVTNPDESTAETSFQSCESAVKQERKYARYVPSDNSAFSADIKESNDFPSLGNRKSKPIPKRSAGNQASRDPRSAAYVLVTNRTAAEIDDAFKMPRRFS from the exons ATGCCTCCAAAGAAACACAATGCGTTCATGACGTTCGTCAACGAATGGAAGAGCAAGAACAAGGAGGGTCGCCACATGAGTATTCCGCAGGCTGTAACCCACTGTGGAGATATATGGAAG aATATGAATGCCCAGCAACGTGGGCCGTACATCGCACTTGCTAAAGATGCGGATGTGCTGGCTCGCTGCACTGTCGAGCGCCTTAACACCCAGGGCCAGGCTCTGTCTGCAGTGGAGCGTGAGGAGCGAGATCTCGCTAATCAAATAATGCTGATGAAACAAAATACTGAGCGCATTGTGCGAGAAGGAAAGGAAAATGATG ATTTGGAGAACACAAAATTCATATTTGCCGcctttaattactttattaaGGCAGTCGGcaatgatatatatataccagcCGAGTTTGCAGCCTGCGAGTTCTCGCTCAAGACTGGCATGAACTCCATTTACAGCTCTCACATTAATCCAG GTCAATTGATATACGGACTTAGCAGCGACGCCATGGATCATACGAGCACCACACATCAGTTGCCCCTGCCGCCAAACGCTTTGGGCGAAACAAACATGGGTAgattatatgaaaatatattggAGTATTTGCGTGGTAAAAATGATCCCAAGAAGCCTGTGATTGTGTTCACCACCACCGAAATGCTGCCTGTCGTAAAAGGTTGCCTGAGATATCTCGAATCTGATTGCTCCGATGCAGAGGAGGGGGCGATAGAGGTATATGATATtcgctatttattttttattttaaaaaaagaagTCGCCGATATTGCCGACTTGCCAACCGATGAAATTACAAAAACGGTGACAGACAACTTGTTTCAAAAGGATTTCTTCGAGTACCACTCGGGAATATCTTGCCAG TTCCACGAAGATAATGATCGCGGCAGATACTGCGCCCATTCAATGGTGTCCAGATGGTGCTTCATTTTTAGTGACCACATGTGTGCCGATCTGGCAATCAAGCCTGTGCCTGGCAAGCACATGCCGCCCCAACAAGAACAAAGATTTTCGGTGACGAATCCTGACGAGTCCACTGCGGAAACTTCTTTCCAGTCGTGTGAGTCAGCTGTAAAGCAAGAGCGGAAGTACGCAAGGTACGTGCCTAGCGATAATTCAGCTTTTAGTGCTGACATCAAGGAATCCAATGACTTTCCCTCATTGGGAAATCGCAAATCTAAACCTATTCCAAAGCGTTCAGCTGGAAATCAAGCTTCGCGTGATCCAAGAAGCGCTGCGTACGTTCTGGTTACAAATCGCACTGCTGCGGAAATTGATGACGCCTTCAAAATGCCTCGTCGATTCTCCTAA
- the LOC108598352 gene encoding protein indeterminate-domain 11 encodes MANNSEIFAYVPDIFELLPDRQYECEICDNKTFKNRSPYILHLKNSHHIEIEENEVYKCPAANCDYFRGTLIQLRRHYQTKHMEKKICCNKCDRKFLVESQFKRHKCSTVEYSCHLCHKTFNMLSPRNKHMRNCKGIIPKSGSKLKKDLEVAAVLTDEVFIDEMIKLIRRIQNKTLKDTKLVRELAKLTPHLQRLQGKP; translated from the exons ATGGCCAATAATAGcgaaatatttgcatatgtacCAGATATTTTTGAGCTTTTACCAGATCGGCAATATGAGTGCGAAATTTGCGATAATAAGACCTTCAAAAATCGCTCTCCCTACATATTGCACTTGAAAAACTCACACCACATCGAAATTGAAGAAAATGAAGTCTATAAATGTCCAGCGGCTAATTGTGATTATTTCCGTGGCACTTTAATTCAACTGCGACGTCATTATCAAACAAAGCACATGGAAAAGAAGatttgctgcaacaaatgcgATCGGAAGTTTCTAGTGGAGTCGCAATTCAAAAGGCACAAATGCTCGACAGTCGAATATAGCTGTCATCTGTGTCACAAAACCTTTAATATGCTCAGCCCCCGAAACAAACACATGAGGAACTGCAAGGGGATTATTCCCAAATCTGGCTCGAAACTAAAGAAGG ATTtagaagttgctgctgtgcttacTGATGAAGTATTCATTGATGAGATGATAAAGCTGATAAGGCGTATCCAAAATAAGACACTGAAGGATACAAAGCTAGTGAGGGAGCTGGCCAAGTTGACGCCGCACTTACAACGTTTGCAGGGAAAAccttaa